The stretch of DNA agtgcattcagaaagtattcagaccccttgactttttccacattttacgttacagccttattctaacattgattaaattgtttccccccctcaatctacacacaataccccataatgacagagcaaaaactggtctttagaaatgtttgcaaattttaCAGGAAAATTAAaataatgaaatatcacatttagtattcataccctttactcagtatgcTGTTGAAGCACCatcggcagcaattacagcctcgagtattcttgggtatggcactacaagcttggcatacctgtatttggggagtttctcccattcttctctgcagatcctctcaagctctgtcaggttggatgggtagcgtctctgcacagctatCTCCAcaccatgctgccaccaccatgcttcaccgtagggatggtgccaggtttcttccagatgtgacgcttggcattcaggccaaagagttaaatctttgTTTCATCATGGACAGTAATgtaggtgccatttggcaaactccaagcgggctgtcatgtgccttttactgaggagtggcttccgtctggcaactctaccagagatggttgtccttctggaaggttctcccattttcAGATAGTTACTCTGGAGCTGTCAGTGACcaatgggttcttggtcaccttcctgaacaaggcccttctcccaagatcattatagggtattgtgtgtagattgaggggagaAAAAATACTTTATAGCCTTTTTCAACAATGGATTATGTAAaagtaaatgtggaaaaagtcaagctgtgaatactttccgaatgcactgcatagTGTACATTACCTGAGAAAAGGCATTAGATAGTGTGAAGATTCCGCATGCATCTTCTGTCAGTTgagggatttttatttatttgacctttatttaaccaggtaggccagttgagaacaagttctcatttacatctgcgacctggccaagataaagcaaagcagtgcggcaAACAAACataaagtcaataacacaatagaaatatctatgtacagtgtgtgcaaatgtagtaagattagggaggtaagtcaataaataggccatagtggcaaaataatgacaattttgctattaaacactggagtgatgtgtagaagatgaatgtgcaagtagagctactggggtgcaaaggagcaaaaaataacaatatggatAAGGttgttgggtgggctatttacagatgggctgtgtacaggtgcaatgatcggtaagctgctctgacagctgatgcttaacgttagtgagggagatataaggcTTCAGTGATTTTGCAATTAGTTCTAGTCATCAAACTcaagagaactggaagaaaaagcagccaaaggtgttggctttggggatgaccagtgaaatatacctgctggagcatgtgctacgggtgggtgttgctatggtgaacTGTGAGCTGATATaagacggggctttacctagcaaagacttatagatgacctggagccagtggatttggcaaCAAATGaaacgagggccagccaatgagagcatacaggttgcagtggtgggtagtatatggggctttgatgacaaaacagatggcactgcgATAGACAcccatccaatttgctgagtagaatgTTGGAGGATATtgtgtaaatgacattgccgaagtcaaggatcggtaggatagtcagttttacgagggtgtttggcggcatgagtgaatgaggctttgttgcgaaatagaaagccgattctagatttaattttggaatggagatgcttaatgtgagtctggaaggagagtttacagtctaaccagacacctaggtatttgtagttgtccacacaagtcagaaccatccagagtagtgatgggaGGGCAGGTGCGGGGAGGGCATTTGCGGGGAGCGACCGGTTGAAGAGTATGCATTTAGTTTGGATAAGTAGGAGTGACGCCATCTGTCGGAAAAGAATGCTCCCATAGTACAAGAGtcttacctctttctctctctgtttcagagGAAGCCTGAGCTCATTATCAACCACAGAAGACAGACGTACTACATTCAACACGAAAGACGGACCAGtgaggtggtggtgttgtggaAATAAAGCCCAGCTAGTTAAAAGGCAATATCAACTCCACTTTAGTGCATCACTTTACAATAATACATGTACCTGGTAGAACGCTGATAAATGATAATAAAATGTTCCATATTAATATACCATGACCTTGCTTTACttgaatatagaatatactgcaCAGCCTCCTAACAAGTACAAGTCAGACATTTTCAAAATCTAAATGTTTATTCAACTACAGAAAATGCTTAGTTTAGCAGTGAACAATCAAATGCAGAGAGGGAGGtcaggagagggggaggcagatgAGGAAGAAAGGCAAGGAGAGGTCAGGGAAAGAGCGCATTGAGAACGAGGGCGGGAGGAGAGGGGCTTGTAGAAAAAGAGCAACCAATGGGATCGGGGGGAGGGCACTCTTTAAAGCATTATAACAGCGTCATCATTCTTTATTACAATCCACGATtatacctttctctctctttgatgcatttaaaacagtcctacactgcaAGAGGGGCAACGTCAGTATGAAAATAAGCTTTAAAAATGCAGCAAAAAAACCTCGCAAATGCGTCTCAAGGCATCAATCGACCTCATAACGACTCATTCAAACATTTGCACCTTAGCAGAGTGTGTattccaaaaggcaccctattccctatatagtgcattacttttgaccagagcctaaaTGGGCTCTAGTCATAAATAGGGCACAAAATACGTAATAGGGtaacatttgggacacaggcagaGCTTCTGCTCCTTCATAATATACACAGTTCAAACAGAAGCTCCAAACACAAGTTCAGAGAGACAAGGCCAACTCTTTGGTACAGATATGTATGTACAAGATAGGGGTTCAGATATGGGTTGTGCCTAAAATGGCACCCCGTTCCAACTATATAAAGAATAAGGAGTCATTTTTTTGGTAAATCTGTTCTGGAATCGAATACAGAATTCTGATTCTGATAATTTTTCTGAAACGGGAAAATCTTTTGTATCACACCATCTAGCAAAAAAAGAGGCATTATTTTCTCAGAGGCAAACCTTATCTAGAACCTTAAACACCACAGGAGAGGTATGAAACTAGCCAACAGATTCTGACCCTATGTTACGCTTgtttacactgagctgcactggggtcagaACACAATCATGGTTAGATTAAGACACCACAGAGCCGCAACGAGATATGGGCTGGAAAACTTCTCAATGCAGGGATGGGATGTGCCCAAtgatttatatacacacacacactagatgacTTACAGGGCCGTCATCTTGGCACTCcaccattgtaaaaaataaagttTGGGAAGCTATAAAAATGCATTTATTACCAAGTCTGTTTTTACCAAGTTTTTTCTGttagacaccttaatgcatacttttaaattgTTACTGTCCCCACGACAAAAATATTTAAATACAGGTCATTTTGTCCtttaatttaattgaaatactgtggAATTCCATTAAGTCCTATGAAGGACTGCCTCTAGGGAGTGCCAATATGGTCGACCGGTTGCTTCAAAGCCActcattggccaatacatagcatcagcaatccaggttTTACATACATCCTTGGATATAACACTGTACTGAAAAGATTATCTATATCAAAACTGATACATCAAGAAGATTGAAATACTGCTAATTTTACTAGAAAAATGCCCTTTCATCCTCCTGCTAGCGAGCAGTAGCCACCGCCACCATTTTGGAATGGCtgtgtcagccaatcagcctCTGTTGTTCAACGCGACGTTCCATTCCATAATGGCTGCTGTGCCTACTGCTAGCTCGGATGAGGAGGAAAAGGGCAGTTTGAATTGAAGTACAATTTGGGTACAGTAGCACATCCCATCGCTGCATTGAGGAACGTTTTAGACAGTGCGCCGGCTCCGCGGTGTCTAAATCTAACCATGATTGCGTTCCGACCCCAGTGCAGCTTAGTGTAAACAAGCGTAACGGTAAGGTCAGAATCGGCTGGCTAGTTTGAAACATGGTTATTCAGTAGCATTGTTCTAGTCATGGTCTGTGGATCAATGCAGGTAACAGAAGGTAGTACATGAAACGCGGGACAGAGTATGATGGTACCATCTCCACACTGTGGTAAGTGCCATTCCAAAACGGCTGCTTGGAATGAGACAAGGAAGGATAGGACAGGGATGATGTCATAGAAGAGAAACAGAACAAGTTCCATTGCATTCAGTCAATTCCAGTTCAGGAGTACTTCATGGAGAATCCTTTGATTCTGTTGATTACTTTCTAGGTAGCTACTCTTCCCCACAATCCTACACACATTGTAAATATGCTTTGTTATTGAAGGAAAATACTCAAACTAACCTCTATCaatactgtatataaaataaCTACCATTCGGATGTGCTAGTATAGTGGTACAGTGGGTGTTCTGTAGATATGATTGGATTGGTCTTGAAATTGTCCAGTGGAGGTCTGTGAGGTTTGATGTTAACTCTGAACATGCACATCTGTTAAACAAAGGAACACAAACAGAAGAGAAACTCTGAATGAAACTTGGTAGAGGTGTCATCATTGGCACAGAGAAaaacaataatatataatataataatatatgccatttagcagacgcttttatccaaagcgacttacagtcatgtgtgcatacattctacgtatgggtggtcccgggaatcgaacccactaccctggcgttacaagcgccatgctctaccaactgtgctacagaaggaccaaaaacAAGAGTAAATAAAGAAAAAGAGATCAGATACTCAAGTCATATCCAGTCAGTACCAAAAAGAAAAagtaaaagagagagacataaataGATATAGTGCTGCTGGATCGGGCTTCCTTGTGTTTATTTATCTGGAACCAGTGTTTTCTATGAAGGCCACCAGTAGGGCTTCAGTAGCCAGTCTAGCGTGATTTGTGCGTGTGTTGAGCCACTAGGGAGGCAATGCAGGCATGGTGCTGGCAACGGCTTCCtcttatatgtgtgtgtgtgtgtgtgtgaatgcttgTGAGTAcgtatgtatgtttgtgtgtgtgtatgtacatatgttcatgtatgtatgcatgtgtgtactgtatgagctGCTTGTTGGCTGTAGTAGCGCTGTGGCTCCTCTAGGGGGTGATCCATGCGTGTCGGAGGCACTCTGCAGCCGTAGCTCTCTTCTCTGGTACCAGGTCCAACATTGGGAAAAGGAAGCTAGCGAAGGTTGCTGCCTCCTCTTTAGACCACTCATACTTCTCCACCAACACCTCCAACAGACCCCACGGCTTCAGCTTGGTAATGTGCCTCAGGTCACCTAGGGGGGAAGTTAACTACACACACATTCCCAAGACAGTTTAGTTTAGTTGTTTTATGCAGACAATGTCAGAATGcgctcactgttccaaaatgtgattattACGCAACAATTAACAGTTAAACAAGAccgtttcaacttgtcaatttcaaatgatttttTAACAGTCTAAATTTAGGtgtgtgttccgcctcctcattaattcacatagaagtagcccatttcagcattgcggacaatttatgtttgaggctttactgagccGGAGAAACTGCTCTCTTCGAGGAGAGCCCAAGCACTTCACCAATGTTTCCGCAGATCAAGTATGCAGACATTTGCACAGTCTTGCACGAATTGGCACATTCAGACTTTGGACATGTGTGCGTTCCTATCAAAGTAATtgccttattttctgtatatcgtgTTGACGTTTCAACTGTAGCATATGTATGAAACaatgtatttacagttttatttgcgttttcaagtactggtgaAAGATAATGCATTCCGATTATCGCATATTGCATAATGGACAcctatgatgtgtgtaaaatactttttggaAGGTTGTACTGATTTTAACGAGACATTATACAATatgcattctgggtgtcacgttaacgtctgtcagaccaaagatgttataatgagGTGAAGGGTAAAATTCCGGAAGTGAATGATCGTACACGACACACCCCCTTCACCATGCCTACCGCAAACGGACCAAACTCATCTGGTCTCCTCTTATCATCTTTGGTTGACGTGAAGAAAGAAAAGAACATGGCGGCGCCCACAAACTACCCGTCTTCGGATTACATTTgatttctagaaagtgttttactcaaaTATTTAGATCAATGATCAGCTCCCCTgtgattaaatatatatatagccatTAGCTAATTCATAATGCTCTCTGACAGCCGAGAGTTATCGAAATATGACCGCTTGTATTACGTCAGTTAGCGCTAAGAGTAATGTAGCCCACATTTTCCGATTTGGATGATTGTGTATGATGTCACTACTCGTGTGAATgcctgaacattgcatccaaaaagaAAACTTCACATTCAGGACATAATTTTCTAAGGACTttgtttgtgcaaaatgtttgTGAGAAAACAGTGTGGCTAGCTTAAAATGCTGACTGTTGCGGCAATAGCAACTGGACGTTCTAAATAAGCAGtctaatcacaccggtttgagcagACGCTGCAGGGaacactgtagaatgatcacacccgttTGTTGGTACATGTAAAAAGGTTAAACCTGCTATGACACGCACACAAATGTGCACACACactatgaaaacacacacacagcagagggaTAAACTACAAAGCAGAATCAATgcgttagccagctaactttgataaaCAACTAGAAATAACTATTGATTTTGTCTTTCGTTAACAAAGCTAAACTTCCgatatgtttttgtttgttgaGTTTATTTGACCATTTCCATTTCAAGCATACCCTTCTAAAATCCTGCTTGGTCGTACAACACTCTAGTGTGGCGTTTCCTTACCTTTCTTGGTGAAGAACTCCTTGGAGTATTTTCCGGCCAGGATCAGCTTCTTAGGAACTTTACCCAACAACTCAATGATCAAAGCTATGTGATCTACACAAGAGAAGACGACAAACAAATTAGACGGTGCCAATCATCATTTGCGATGAAGGTCTGCAGAATCCACACAGACACGGCGGCAGGATCTACACAACAggatgtgagtgagtgtgtcttcAGGTCTAAAATATTGTAGATACTATTAAAAAAAAGGTACAATCTTGTGCCTTACAGGGAGGGGAACACACCTTCATCTCTAGAGTAGTCCTCCCCAGAGTGAGGCTCAAACAGGTAGTCTCCTGTCGCCAGCTCAAAAGCCTAGAAGGGACGGTCACATACACAGCACCAGATAAAcatttggacacaactactcattcaatggtttttctttatattttttttactctttactacattgtataataatagtgaagacatcaaactgtgaaacaacacacatggaatcatgaagtaaccaaaaagtgttaaatcaaaatatatatttatatttgagattcttcaatgaagccaccctttgccttgatgacagctttgcacactcttggcattctctcaaccagcttcatgaggtagtcacctggatttattttcaaacagccttgaaggagttcccacatatgctgagcacttgttggctgcctttccttcacgctgcggtccaactcatcccaaaccatctcaatttggtttcACAGAACACAGTAAGGACTCTGCATTTGAACCTTTTCACGCGTACCAACAAACGGGTGTgctcattctacagtggtcccttacAGAACACAGTAAGGACAGTGTGGGCAGCTCAAACGCTGACTGTTGCATCAATCGAAACTGGACGTTCCAAATAAGTGTTCTAATCCCACCGGTTTGAGCGTACGCtccagggaccactgtagaatgagcACACCTGTTTGTTGGTATGTGTGAAAAGGGTCAAATGCAGAGTTGTACCAGACAGGGGATAGACTGATGACTAGTAAGCCCCGCAgctaaataaaaatacatatcAGAGCACTGTCTGCTGGGCTAGTTATCTCAAGGTTTTCTGAGGCTAGTTATACATTGACTAAATTGTTTCACATTCTTGCGGGACCTCCTTGGGAAACTAAACTATTTATTAAATGTGGTTGTACTTGTGAGATGTAACCCACATTTTTCTTTACATGACCAAGTCAACATACAGCCAGACGTGACCTGTGGTAGTTGGTAAGGGCAGAGACGTTCCTTGCGTGTTCCTACTGACAGGAACACGGAGGCAGACAGGCGAGGCCATGTTTTGGGTCGATCTGACAAGCGTGAGGAGTGTGTGTcggggtgtgtgcgtgtgcgagtgtCCTCTATCCTATCGCTACCCACCATTGCGGCAGTGCTCCAGATATCAGCAGGCGTCCCGTAGCCGGCTCCCATCAGCACCTCCAGAGAACGATACTGACGAGTTTGGATGTCGTCTGTAAAGTGCTtgtgctgaggaggagaggatggagagagagggagagagagggatagaggagggggtagagaaagaaatagagagggagaaagagtgggatagatggagaaagaaagagaaggcaTCACTGATCTGACATGACTCGTATTGGAGTAAGCCTttgaagtcaaatcaaattttattggtcacatcagatggttagcagaggttattgcgagtgtagcgaaatgcttgtgcttctagttccgacagcgcAGCAGTATCTAAAATAGACTGTAGTAAAACCCTTGCTGTCTGTGGCATCTGGTCATTTCGAGTCGACGGGATGAGAAGTGGGTCTTCCACAACATCCGGCCCTGATTAACGATCAAGCTAGCAAGCAAGGAAGGAAGGATGATTTGGGCCCCATTTTCCCCCCCAAAAATTCAAAAATGGCTGTACTATACTCACCACCCAGCAGGCATTCCCCAGGTCAGCTATTTTGATCTGGATCTTGTCTGCATTGAGAGGTTCCAGAGGGTTGACCAACAGACTGCCTGCTGCTATTTTAtctaaaaagagagaagagggtggaaagtggagagagaaaaaggagaggaacAAAACAATATTTATCTACAATGTGAGCGTTGTGTGATGCCGCACCATCCGGAAAAAGTCGGTTCTGCTGAGTCAACTAGAAAATACGATGGAAAAGACTGAAAGAGAAGTACTGAGGTGGTGATATTATAAGGAGCCCTCAGAAAGATgacagagagtagagaaagagagacattacAGCTACTGACACTTACAAATAACACTTACGCCATCAACGCGAGTGTCTTCAGTGAGGTGAACCGTTCAGAACATTGCAACCAGAAATGTGAGGAATAGAGCTGAAATGATACTTGAATCTAGATTTCAAAGAGACATGTCTGAACTGCGTGATCTTTATTCTATCCAAATATTCTTTTAGGTTTCCTCTCCTGATGAAGTGTGTGGCAAAGtgccacctctccccctccactcaccgttcctctcaccctcctcctcttcatcctctcttccAGGCACCACATCAGTCTCCATCTCCTcgtcttttctctcctcctcatccttctctGGTCGTTTACACTCCTCCGTCttgccctcctttcctctcccttctTTATCGTGTGTTCCGGAGTCGCCGGGCACTCTGCCGTTGCATTCTGGGTAAACGGCGTTGGCCGGCGAGTCCCGTCCATGTGTACTGGCGTTGTTGGGGGCTACGGCGTCAAGTTTGTTGGCTTTCtgttggtcctcctcttcttcttcactGGTCCTCTGTACCTCATGGCTCTCCAAGAGGGTGTGGCCATTGCAGTTCACCTCcatcctgctctcctcctccgtTTTATCTGGAGCTGGGTCTAGGGGACAGAGGTTAAGTGATAGGACAGTCAGTCACATAACCATATGTGAACACACCACTGATCAGCAACCCTGGTCCAATGACATTTGGTCCAAATATTGTTTGAAATCCACTACATGGCAGCCGGGCTGCCAAAATCACTGTTCTACAAATCACCTTGCCTGCCATAACACTACTTCCTATGTAATCAAGATTAGCGATTCTGCGCCTCCAATTGAACTCCGCAAACATGTGTTTTGCCTTTCAGTTTCTTTTAAAAAGGTGAACAGGAACAGAATCTAATGGTGGTCCATAATTGAATAACACAGGATCATTTTAAATTAAATGTGTTCTTTAACACCATGGTGTTTACCTGCTGTGACACCGTTAGCAATGTCCTGTAGCGTGTCGGAGGTTGGCGGGGGGGCGTCTGTGGTTATcccttcagtctcctctcctccctccggcGCTCCCTCCATCTCCTGAATCCTCTTCTCTAACATCTCTGCCTGCTTCCGCTgtttcttcttcatcttcttcttcttgttctttgACATCTTCGCCGTCTGAGGGGTGGGGTAaggagaggggggatgaaggGAGGAGTGAAGGGAAGAGAGTTCAACGCTTAGACTACTATACAATTTGTAGAACTGCTTTTCCATTGATAGGTGTGAACAGTGAGCCTCCCACTCCCATGCATTGCCTGGTAGCAGCAACCACACTCAATAAAAACATCATGCTTTTATAAATAACGCATAAAAACTGAGACTTACTGATTTGGGCGCAGGGGCTGTGCTCACTAggcagaaagaagagaaagaacatTTGACTGTCATATCCTCAGCTAGATAATGACTAAACCAGCATAGGATTATGTCAAATCTGCCTCAGTAATTAGCATACAGTACAAGTAGCatggtgtctgtctgtattgcATTGTCCCtaaaatttctaagcaaacagccagaggcagggctttctcctatagaccTCAATTTTTATGAAATGGTCAGCAGACCATtgtatccatgtgagagacgcagactctggCTCAACCTTtcagtctttactgaagactcgtcTTTTCAGTAGGTCCTACAATTGCGTGTAGTCtggcacaaatcaaatcaaatgttatttgtcacatgcgccgaatacaacaggtagaccttacagtgaaatgcttactcacaagtccttaaccaacagtgcagttaaaaTAATCTAccgaaataaaagtaacaaataattaaagaccatcagtaaaataacaattgcgaggttatatacagggggttaccggtacagagtcaatgtgcgggggcaccgttTAGTCAAGGTAagatgtacatgtagatagaatTATTAAGGTGACTATACAGATAACAGAGCAGCATCAAAGGGGGGCAATAAAAATAGACTGGGTAGCAATTTGATTAGAggttcaggaatcttatggcttatgggggtagaagctgtttagaagccttatggacctagacttggcgctccggtaccgcttgccgtgcggtagcagagagaacagtctatgactagggtggctggagtccttgacaatttttagggccttcctcggaCACTGCCtgggtatagaggtcctggatgacaggaagcttggccccagtgacgtactggtccgtacacactaccctctgtggtgccttgcggttagaggccaagcagttgccataccaagcagtgatgcaaccagtcatgctctcgatggtgcagcagtagaaatctgaggatctgaggacccatgccaaatcttttcagcctcctgagggggaataggttttgtcgtgccctcttcctgactgtcttggtgtgcttggaccatgttcgtTTTTTGGGGGATGTGGACTCCAAGGAACttggaagctctcaacctgctccaccacagccctgtcgatgagaacgggggagtgctcggtcctgcttttcctgtagtccacaatcatctcctttgtcttgatcacattgagggagaggttgttgtcctggtaccacacggtcaggtctctgacctcctccctataggctgtctcatcgttgtcggtgaacAGGCCTAACACGGTTGTGTCTTCGGCATACTTAatgttgttggagtcgtgcctggccgtgcagtcatgactgaacagggagtacaggaggggattgagcacacacccccgaggggcccccgtgttggatgtgttgttacctacccttaccacctgggggtggcctgtcaggaagtcaaggatccagttgcagagggaggtgtttagtcccagggtcttagtgatgagctttgagggcactatggtgttgaacgttgagcagtagtcaatgaacacattctcacataggtgttccttttatccaggtgggaaagggcaatgtgaggtgcaatagagatggcatcatctgtggatctgttggggtggtatgcaaattggagtgggtctaggatttctgggataatggtgttgatgtgctATGACCaaactttcaaagcacttcatggctatagatgtgagtgctacgggtcggtagttatttaggcaggttaccttagtgttcttgggcacagggactatggtggtctgcttgaaacatgtaatacagactcagacagggaaaggttgaaaatgtcagtgaagttaGTCAGTgtatgctcggagtacacgtcctggtaaaccGTCTGGCTCGGAGGCCTTCTGATTGTTGACTtgcttaaaggtcttactcacatcggctgcggagagcgtgatcacacagtcatccggaacagcttaagctctcatgcatgcttcagtgttgctagcCTCGAAGCGAGCGTAGatgtaatttagcttgtctggtatgCTCGAGTCACTGAGCAGCtgtcggctgtgcttccctttgtagtctgtaatggtttg from Oncorhynchus keta strain PuntledgeMale-10-30-2019 chromosome 21, Oket_V2, whole genome shotgun sequence encodes:
- the LOC118399923 gene encoding SRSF protein kinase 1 isoform X1: MERKVLALQARKKRTKTKKPGKKPDPAPRGGASKQNDSPIPDQEEEILGSDDEEQEDPNDYCRGGYHHVKIGDLFNGRYHVIRKLGWGHFSTVWLAWDIQGKRFVAMKVVKSAEHYTETALDEIKLLRSVRNTDQNDPSREKVVQLLDDFKISGMNGSHVCMVFEVLGHHLLKWIIKSNYQGLPLPCVKSIIRQVLQGLDYLHSKCKIIHTDIKPENILLTVNEPYIRNMAAEATEWQRTGAPPPSGSAVSTAPAPKSTAKMSKNKKKKMKKKQRKQAEMLEKRIQEMEGAPEGGEETEGITTDAPPPTSDTLQDIANGVTADPAPDKTEEESRMEVNCNGHTLLESHEVQRTSEEEEEDQQKANKLDAVAPNNASTHGRDSPANAVYPECNGRVPGDSGTHDKEGRGKEGKTEECKRPEKDEEERKDEEMETDVVPGREDEEEEGERNDKIAAGSLLVNPLEPLNADKIQIKIADLGNACWVHKHFTDDIQTRQYRSLEVLMGAGYGTPADIWSTAAMAFELATGDYLFEPHSGEDYSRDEDHIALIIELLGKVPKKLILAGKYSKEFFTKKGDLRHITKLKPWGLLEVLVEKYEWSKEEAATFASFLFPMLDLVPEKRATAAECLRHAWITP
- the LOC118399923 gene encoding SRSF protein kinase 1 isoform X2 → MGIRASCRPDPAPRGGASKQNDSPIPDQEEEILGSDDEEQEDPNDYCRGGYHHVKIGDLFNGRYHVIRKLGWGHFSTVWLAWDIQGKRFVAMKVVKSAEHYTETALDEIKLLRSVRNTDQNDPSREKVVQLLDDFKISGMNGSHVCMVFEVLGHHLLKWIIKSNYQGLPLPCVKSIIRQVLQGLDYLHSKCKIIHTDIKPENILLTVNEPYIRNMAAEATEWQRTGAPPPSGSAVSTAPAPKSTAKMSKNKKKKMKKKQRKQAEMLEKRIQEMEGAPEGGEETEGITTDAPPPTSDTLQDIANGVTADPAPDKTEEESRMEVNCNGHTLLESHEVQRTSEEEEEDQQKANKLDAVAPNNASTHGRDSPANAVYPECNGRVPGDSGTHDKEGRGKEGKTEECKRPEKDEEERKDEEMETDVVPGREDEEEEGERNDKIAAGSLLVNPLEPLNADKIQIKIADLGNACWVHKHFTDDIQTRQYRSLEVLMGAGYGTPADIWSTAAMAFELATGDYLFEPHSGEDYSRDEDHIALIIELLGKVPKKLILAGKYSKEFFTKKGDLRHITKLKPWGLLEVLVEKYEWSKEEAATFASFLFPMLDLVPEKRATAAECLRHAWITP